The window ATCTGCGGAGTTAGTACGAGAGCGAACGGCATGTTTATCAAGAACATGCTGGAAACTTTTCAGTCGCATTGTGAAATTGTTGGATTGCTGGATGCGGATCCCGGACGATTTACGAATTGTTTCAAGAAATTCCCGACGTTGAGTGGGCTGCCTGTTTACCTTCCCGATCAATTCGAACAGATGATCATGGAGACGAGCCCCGACGTCGTTATTGTCGCAGGTGCGGATCATACCCATGCGGATTACATTGTTAAAGGATTGGAGCACCATCTTGAAGTCATATCGGAAAAACCGATGGTCACGAATGGCACAGATTGCAAGCGTGTTCTGGATGCGCAGAATAACAGTACGGGAAAGCTGTATGTGACATTTAATTACCGCTACTCACCGATTCACACGAAAATCAAGGAATTGATCCTTGAAGGCAGAATCGGGAGGGTTACATCTGTCGATTTGAATTGGTATCTCGATACCTATCATGGCGCAAGCTATTTTAAAAGATGGAACCGTAAAAGAAGCAATTCCGGCGGATTGTCGGTGCATAAAAGCACCCATCATATTGATCTTGTCAATTGGTGGATCGATCAAAAGCCGGTGGAGGCTTTTGCATACGGCGCGCTGAATTATTTCGGTCCAGAAGGCGAACTCAATCCTGTCAAAGAAGACGGCAGGCACTGTGGAACATGCCAAGTCAAGCAGAATTGCACCTATTTCATGCGATGGTCTACACGGAGTAAAGAGGTTGTACCCGAGGACGATCATTTGACGAATATGGTTGCGCTACCAGGCAGCGCAACCGGGTACCGAGCTGATGGTTGTAT is drawn from Paenibacillus sp. V4I7 and contains these coding sequences:
- a CDS encoding Gfo/Idh/MocA family protein, with the translated sequence MARKRYVICGVSTRANGMFIKNMLETFQSHCEIVGLLDADPGRFTNCFKKFPTLSGLPVYLPDQFEQMIMETSPDVVIVAGADHTHADYIVKGLEHHLEVISEKPMVTNGTDCKRVLDAQNNSTGKLYVTFNYRYSPIHTKIKELILEGRIGRVTSVDLNWYLDTYHGASYFKRWNRKRSNSGGLSVHKSTHHIDLVNWWIDQKPVEAFAYGALNYFGPEGELNPVKEDGRHCGTCQVKQNCTYFMRWSTRSKEVVPEDDHLTNMVALPGSATGYRADGCIFDSEIDIEDTYAAVVKYNKGAMMSYSVNFSLPYEGYRLAINGTKGRIETKEVMSKRTTHQVAEQTIEYFPLFGGKETIHVVPRPGGHGGGDPLILEDLFLGPDPIRPYEIMAGAEAGADSVLTGEAIWKSVQTGMPVRIADLLVSSN